A single Dermacentor variabilis isolate Ectoservices chromosome 9, ASM5094787v1, whole genome shotgun sequence DNA region contains:
- the LOC142557031 gene encoding uncharacterized protein LOC142557031, with protein sequence MQRNHEVESARGGPFFVDPFGHPVQCKFNLLFMDGVITRFKFYLHFVYVRLHVLSALGHIGAQPAGMQPSMNRHERLVPFQGPRQQGTCNVQGMHEGNVNMGTHLMELECYTWQPKRIGASLGKICNNIGLPKPHIAVVAAEH encoded by the exons atgcagcggaaccatgaagtGGAAAGCGCacgaggagg GCCATTTTTCGTCGACCCATTTGGACACCCAGTGCAGTGCAAGTTCAATTTGCTTTTCATGGATGGCGTGATTACAAGATTTAAGTTCTACTTGCACTTCGTCTAC GTGCGTCTTCATGTGCTCTCTGCTCTCGGACACATAGGTGCACAGCCGGCAGGAATGCAGCCTTCCATGAACAGACACGAACGCCTGGTACCATTCCAGGGACCCCGGCAACAAGGAACCTGCAATGTACAGGGAATGCACGAAGGCAATGTGAACATGGGAACACACTTGATGGAACTAGAATGCTACACCTGGCAACCAAAAAGAATTGGCGCATCTTTAGGCAAAATATGCAATAATATTGGACTACCCAAACCACACATTGCTGTTGTGGCGGCAGAGCACtaa